In the genome of Bradyrhizobium arachidis, one region contains:
- a CDS encoding acyl-CoA synthetase, with protein MLTEAATYDELYRNFRWDIPARFNMAEACCDRHADGTGRLALVYVDENGATTRTSFDEVAEMSRRFANVLKADGLVRGDRVAVFLSQSLELPIAHVAAFRAGLISIPLFALFGEDALEFRLSNSQARAIITDEAGWEKLTKIRERLPYLQDIYITSGAVHAGAKPFWSAIETASEDFATVDTSADDPALIIYTSGTTGNPKGALHAHRVVLGHLPNVEMCHNFLPRPGDLMWTPADWAWIGGLINGLFAFWYHGIPLVGHRARKFEPQAAMQMMADLGVRNVFLPPTALKLMRQAGVKHPGVKLRSIFTGGESLGSELLGWVRETFGIDAHEVFGQTECNLVIGSNSNLFPIRPGAMGKATPGFDVRIVNDQGEEQPRGQRGIIGVRQPCPCTMLEYWCNPEATAKKYAGEFLLTGDLGVQDEDGYFWYVSREDDVITTAGYRVGPSEIEHTLMKHPSVAMAAVVGIPDPIRTESIKAWIVLRPGFTGSDALAREIQEFVKVQLAAHEYPRFVEFAETLPMTATGKVLRRELRARG; from the coding sequence ATGCTGACCGAAGCCGCAACCTACGACGAGCTCTATCGCAACTTCCGCTGGGACATCCCGGCCCGCTTCAACATGGCGGAGGCGTGCTGCGACCGGCATGCCGACGGCACCGGCCGCCTCGCGCTGGTCTATGTCGACGAGAACGGCGCGACCACGCGTACCTCGTTCGACGAGGTCGCGGAGATGTCGCGGCGTTTCGCCAATGTACTGAAGGCCGACGGCCTTGTGCGCGGCGACCGCGTCGCGGTGTTCCTGTCGCAGTCGCTGGAATTGCCGATCGCGCATGTGGCGGCATTCCGCGCCGGCCTGATCTCGATTCCGCTGTTCGCTCTGTTCGGCGAGGACGCGCTGGAGTTCCGCCTGTCGAATTCGCAAGCGAGAGCCATCATCACCGACGAAGCGGGCTGGGAGAAGCTGACGAAGATCCGCGAACGGCTGCCCTATTTGCAGGACATCTATATCACGAGCGGCGCGGTTCACGCCGGCGCAAAACCGTTCTGGTCAGCGATCGAAACCGCGTCCGAGGACTTTGCGACCGTCGATACTTCCGCCGACGATCCCGCGCTGATCATCTACACCTCAGGCACCACGGGCAACCCGAAGGGCGCGCTGCATGCGCATCGCGTCGTGCTCGGCCATCTGCCCAATGTCGAGATGTGCCACAACTTCTTGCCGAGGCCCGGCGATCTGATGTGGACGCCGGCGGACTGGGCCTGGATCGGCGGTCTCATCAACGGACTGTTCGCATTCTGGTACCACGGCATCCCGTTGGTGGGACATCGTGCGCGAAAGTTCGAGCCGCAGGCGGCGATGCAGATGATGGCCGACCTCGGCGTGCGCAACGTCTTCCTGCCGCCGACGGCGCTCAAGTTGATGCGGCAGGCGGGCGTGAAGCATCCCGGCGTCAAGCTGCGCAGCATCTTCACCGGCGGCGAATCGCTCGGCAGCGAGCTGCTCGGCTGGGTGCGCGAGACCTTTGGCATCGACGCCCATGAAGTATTCGGCCAGACCGAGTGCAATCTCGTGATCGGCAGCAACTCCAACCTGTTTCCGATCCGCCCGGGCGCGATGGGCAAGGCGACGCCGGGCTTCGATGTCCGCATCGTCAACGACCAGGGCGAGGAGCAGCCCCGCGGTCAGCGCGGCATCATCGGCGTGCGCCAGCCGTGCCCGTGCACGATGCTCGAATACTGGTGCAATCCGGAGGCCACGGCGAAGAAATATGCCGGCGAGTTCCTGCTCACCGGCGATCTCGGCGTGCAGGATGAGGACGGCTATTTCTGGTATGTCAGCCGCGAGGACGACGTCATCACCACCGCCGGCTATCGCGTCGGCCCTTCCGAGATCGAGCACACCTTGATGAAGCATCCGTCGGTGGCGATGGCCGCGGTGGTCGGCATTCCCGATCCGATCCGCACCGAGTCGATCAAGGCATGGATCGTGCTGCGTCCGGGCTTTACCGGCAGCGATGCGCTCGCGCGCGAGATCCAGGAATTCGTGAAGGTGCAGCTTGCCGCCCATGAATATCCGCGCTTCGTGGAATTCGCCGAGACCTTGCCGATGACGGCGACGGGCAAGGTGCTGCGGCGCGAGCTGCGCGCGAGGGGTTAG